Proteins encoded in a region of the Deinococcus multiflagellatus genome:
- a CDS encoding molybdopterin oxidoreductase family protein, whose amino-acid sequence MVQRPPFSPTVRTTCPYCAVQCNFDLHLEGGLPVRATPTKACPVAHGTVCKKGLAALNDLRHPERLTTPLLRHRGELVPVGWDDALAYVESALGPLMRAAPERTGVFGSGALTNETAYLLGKFARLALRTPNIDYNGRYCMASASAALTRTLGYDRGLGFPLDDLPRSDLVLLVGANIAETLPPLAQYLKASKDRGGAVWAIDPRATPTAKVAGHHLALQPGTDGLLALGLLHLMDRWGRLQPTAPAHGVAAVLAQAQAYDPARVARACGVPEAEVLRLARAYAEARTPLILTGRGPEQHLHGTDTVQAWLNLAFLSGHVGKAGGGYAPLTGQGNGQGGREHGQKTDQLPGGRSLRSPVHRAEIAALWGCAPQDLPAPGLSAQELLTACGTQLDALVVLAANPAVSAAGAGQVAQHLRQLRHLIVIDVLPSETAALATLVLPGSMWCETEGTTTNLEGRVQRRRRATWPPGAAREDWRILCDLARAAGQDQGFTYPHFQALQDEFFRATAGGTADYSGLSAQRLDEESVQWPVPSAQRPGTPQTYAPPYPTADGLATLHVPQLPEPPHAPGTLHLTTGRLGAQYQSGTQSRRNPALKADFAVQLHPDTARAHGLRAGDRVLLRTAHGQAQAPVALAPGLRPDTVFVPFHWPDTANLLTDPQALDPHSRMPGFKLTAVQLLPLRQPLPVPPPGVALF is encoded by the coding sequence ATGGTTCAGAGGCCCCCTTTTTCTCCGACGGTCCGCACCACCTGCCCGTACTGTGCGGTGCAGTGCAACTTCGACCTGCACCTTGAAGGTGGCCTGCCGGTGCGCGCCACCCCCACCAAGGCCTGCCCGGTGGCCCACGGCACGGTGTGCAAAAAGGGGTTGGCCGCGCTGAATGATCTGCGCCACCCCGAGCGCCTGACCACACCGCTGCTGCGGCACCGCGGTGAACTGGTGCCGGTGGGCTGGGACGACGCCCTGGCCTACGTCGAGTCCGCGCTGGGGCCGCTAATGCGTGCCGCGCCGGAACGAACCGGTGTGTTCGGCAGTGGGGCCCTCACCAATGAAACCGCCTACCTGCTGGGCAAGTTCGCGCGGCTGGCGCTGCGCACGCCCAACATTGATTACAACGGGCGGTACTGCATGGCCAGTGCCAGCGCGGCCCTGACCCGCACGCTGGGCTACGACCGGGGCCTGGGGTTTCCTCTGGATGACCTGCCCCGCAGCGACCTTGTGCTCCTCGTGGGCGCCAACATCGCCGAAACCCTGCCCCCGCTGGCGCAGTACCTCAAGGCCAGCAAGGACCGGGGCGGCGCGGTCTGGGCCATTGATCCGCGCGCCACCCCCACCGCCAAAGTCGCTGGGCACCACCTCGCCCTGCAGCCGGGCACCGATGGCCTGCTGGCCCTGGGGCTGCTGCACCTGATGGACCGCTGGGGCCGCCTGCAGCCCACCGCCCCAGCGCACGGCGTGGCGGCCGTGCTGGCGCAGGCGCAGGCCTACGACCCGGCGCGGGTGGCGCGCGCCTGCGGCGTCCCTGAAGCCGAGGTGCTGCGGCTGGCCCGCGCCTACGCCGAGGCGCGCACCCCCCTGATCCTGACGGGGCGCGGTCCGGAACAACACCTGCACGGCACCGATACGGTGCAGGCGTGGCTGAACCTCGCGTTCCTGAGCGGGCATGTGGGCAAAGCGGGCGGCGGCTACGCGCCGCTCACCGGCCAGGGCAACGGCCAGGGCGGGCGCGAGCACGGCCAGAAGACCGATCAGTTGCCCGGTGGCCGCTCGCTGCGCAGCCCCGTGCACCGCGCCGAAATCGCGGCCCTGTGGGGCTGCGCGCCCCAGGACCTGCCCGCCCCGGGCCTGAGTGCCCAGGAGCTGCTGACCGCCTGCGGCACGCAGCTGGACGCCCTGGTGGTGCTGGCGGCCAATCCGGCGGTGAGTGCGGCGGGGGCCGGACAGGTGGCCCAGCACCTGCGCCAGTTGCGCCACCTGATTGTGATTGACGTGCTGCCCAGCGAGACCGCGGCCCTGGCCACCCTGGTCCTGCCAGGGTCCATGTGGTGCGAGACCGAAGGCACCACCACCAACCTGGAGGGCCGGGTGCAGCGCCGGCGCCGGGCCACGTGGCCGCCGGGCGCCGCGCGCGAGGACTGGCGCATTCTGTGCGACCTGGCGCGCGCCGCAGGGCAGGACCAGGGCTTCACGTATCCCCACTTTCAGGCCCTGCAGGATGAATTCTTTCGCGCCACGGCCGGGGGCACCGCCGACTACAGCGGTCTCAGCGCGCAGCGGCTGGACGAGGAGAGCGTGCAGTGGCCGGTGCCCTCGGCGCAGCGGCCCGGGACCCCGCAGACCTATGCCCCGCCGTACCCCACGGCCGACGGCCTGGCCACCCTGCATGTGCCCCAGCTGCCAGAGCCGCCCCACGCCCCGGGCACGCTGCACCTGACCACCGGGCGGCTGGGCGCGCAGTACCAGAGTGGCACGCAGTCCCGGCGCAACCCTGCGCTGAAGGCCGACTTCGCGGTGCAGCTGCACCCCGACACCGCCCGCGCCCACGGCCTGCGTGCGGGCGACCGCGTGCTGCTGCGCACCGCCCACGGGCAGGCCCAGGCCCCGGTGGCGCTGGCGCCCGGCCTGCGGCCCGACACGGTGTTTGTGCCCTTTCACTGGCCAGACACCGCCAATCTGCTGACCGATCCGCAGGCCCTGGACCCCCACTCGCGCATGCCCGGCTTCAAGCTCACAGCGGTGCAGCTGCTACCGCTGCGCCAGCCGCTGCCTGTGCCGCCGCCGGGCGTGGCGCTGTTCTAA
- a CDS encoding MFS transporter: MSTHPTPAPAPLSSATVPSTAGPSASGPLSPDARRVVTAATSGFTLMFAVWVMFAIVGLPIRQALGLSDAQFTLLSAIPVLTGSLLRLPAGLWADRYGGRRVFVAALGLTAAFALALAYAQTYPLLLALALGVGLAGVSFAVGNAWIAQWVPAGRLGLALGTFGAGNAGASLTKLLAPLLVAAVPAGLLVPGGWHFVPFVFGLLLLGAAALTLRLAPADRAAPTGRTLADWLRPLRRVQVWRFGLYYVVFFGAYVAYSLVLPKYYVDHYGVPLAQAGLLTALFIFPASLLRPLGGYLSDRFGPRGVTVASFLCMAAGLLPLLRDLPLAPFLALTTLVGAGMGIGKASTYALVAQWHPGQMGVVGGLVGMLGGLGGFALPLLFSALKPTLGPQVAFVLLFALTLGAGVVFVANMVRLKVLGVQPQYA; the protein is encoded by the coding sequence ATGTCCACCCACCCCACGCCTGCGCCCGCCCCTCTTTCCTCAGCCACAGTCCCCTCCACCGCAGGGCCCTCTGCTTCTGGGCCCCTCAGCCCCGACGCCCGGCGCGTGGTGACGGCCGCCACCAGCGGCTTTACGCTGATGTTCGCCGTGTGGGTGATGTTTGCCATCGTGGGGCTGCCCATTCGTCAGGCGCTGGGCCTGTCCGACGCACAGTTCACCCTGCTGAGCGCCATTCCGGTGCTGACCGGCTCGCTGCTGCGCCTGCCCGCTGGCCTCTGGGCCGACCGCTATGGGGGCCGGCGGGTGTTTGTGGCGGCGCTGGGTCTGACGGCGGCCTTTGCCCTGGCGCTGGCCTATGCCCAGACCTATCCCCTCCTGCTGGCGCTGGCCCTGGGGGTTGGGCTGGCCGGCGTGAGTTTCGCGGTGGGCAACGCCTGGATTGCCCAGTGGGTGCCGGCCGGGCGCCTGGGGCTGGCCCTGGGCACCTTCGGCGCGGGCAATGCCGGCGCCAGCCTGACCAAGCTGCTGGCGCCTCTGCTGGTGGCGGCAGTCCCGGCCGGCTTGCTGGTGCCGGGAGGCTGGCACTTTGTGCCCTTCGTTTTTGGGCTGCTGCTGCTTGGAGCCGCCGCCCTCACCCTGCGCCTGGCCCCGGCGGACCGGGCCGCCCCCACGGGCCGCACCCTGGCCGACTGGCTGCGGCCCCTGCGCCGGGTGCAGGTCTGGCGCTTCGGGCTGTACTACGTGGTGTTTTTTGGGGCTTACGTGGCCTACAGTCTGGTGCTTCCCAAATACTATGTGGATCACTACGGGGTGCCGCTGGCGCAGGCGGGGCTGCTGACGGCGCTGTTCATCTTTCCAGCCAGCCTGCTGCGGCCCCTGGGCGGCTACCTGTCAGACCGCTTTGGACCGCGCGGGGTCACGGTGGCCTCGTTTCTGTGCATGGCGGCTGGTCTGCTGCCGCTGCTGCGCGACCTGCCCCTGGCGCCCTTCCTGGCCCTGACCACCCTGGTGGGGGCCGGCATGGGCATTGGCAAGGCCAGCACCTACGCCCTGGTGGCGCAGTGGCACCCCGGGCAGATGGGCGTGGTGGGGGGACTGGTGGGCATGCTGGGCGGCCTGGGCGGCTTTGCCCTGCCGCTGCTGTTCAGCGCCCTGAAGCCAACCCTGGGCCCCCAGGTGGCCTTTGTGCTGCTCTTTGCCCTGACGCTGGGCGCGGGCGTGGTGTTTGTGGCCAATATGGTGCGCCTGAAAGTGCTGGGGGTGCAGCCGCAATACGCCTGA